From Mannheimia pernigra, one genomic window encodes:
- the typA gene encoding translational GTPase TypA: MQNVDISKLRNIAIIAHVDHGKTTLVDKLLQQSGTFGETRGDVDERVMDSNDLEKERGITILAKNTAINWNGYHINIVDTPGHADFGGEVERVLSMVDSVLLVVDAFDGPMPQTRFVTQKAFAHGLKPIVVINKVDRPGARPDWVVDQVFDLFVNLGASDEQLDFPIIYASALNGVAGLEHEDLAVDMTPLYEAIVKHVQPPQVELDAPFQMQISQLDYNNYVGVIGIGRIKRGSVKPNQAVTIVDSEGKTRQGRIGQVLGHLGLQRFEATEAFAGDIVAITGLGELNISDTICDINAVEALPALSVDEPTVTMFFCVNTSPFCGQEGKFVTSRQILERLNKELVHNVALRVEETSNPDEFRVSGRGELHLSVLIENMRREGYELAVSRPKVIYREEDGKKQEPFEQVTIDIEEQHQGSVMEALGIRKGEVRDMIPDGKGRTRLEYVIPSRGLIGFRNEFMTMTSGTGLLYSTFSHYDDVKPGEIGQRKNGVLISNATGKALAYALFGLQERGKLMIDHGVDVYEGQIIGIHSRSNDLTVNCLQGKKLTNMRASGKDDAIVLTTPVRFSLEQALEFIDDDELVEVTPQSVRIRKRLLTENDRKRASRTTTSTSTH; this comes from the coding sequence ATGCAAAATGTAGATATTTCAAAATTGCGTAACATTGCAATTATTGCCCACGTTGACCACGGTAAAACCACCTTGGTTGATAAACTTTTACAACAATCAGGCACCTTTGGTGAAACTCGTGGTGACGTTGATGAGCGTGTAATGGATTCCAACGATCTTGAAAAAGAGCGTGGCATTACCATTCTTGCAAAAAATACGGCAATTAACTGGAATGGTTATCACATCAACATCGTAGATACTCCAGGGCATGCTGACTTCGGTGGTGAGGTTGAGCGTGTACTTTCAATGGTAGATTCTGTTCTGTTAGTGGTTGATGCCTTTGATGGCCCGATGCCGCAAACCCGTTTCGTCACGCAAAAAGCGTTCGCTCACGGTTTAAAACCAATCGTAGTGATCAATAAAGTTGACCGCCCAGGTGCTCGCCCTGATTGGGTGGTGGATCAAGTGTTCGACTTGTTTGTAAATTTAGGTGCAAGTGATGAGCAGTTAGATTTCCCAATTATCTACGCTTCAGCCTTAAATGGTGTAGCAGGCTTAGAACACGAAGACCTAGCGGTAGATATGACCCCACTTTATGAAGCGATTGTCAAACACGTTCAACCACCACAAGTGGAATTAGATGCACCGTTCCAAATGCAGATTTCACAATTAGACTACAACAACTATGTGGGCGTTATCGGTATTGGACGTATCAAACGTGGTTCGGTGAAACCTAACCAAGCGGTAACGATTGTAGATAGCGAAGGCAAAACTCGCCAAGGTCGTATCGGTCAGGTGTTGGGGCATTTAGGTTTACAACGTTTTGAAGCAACAGAAGCCTTTGCTGGCGATATTGTTGCGATTACTGGTTTAGGCGAATTAAATATTTCAGATACTATTTGTGATATTAACGCAGTAGAGGCTTTACCGGCATTAAGCGTTGATGAACCAACGGTAACGATGTTCTTCTGCGTAAACACCTCGCCATTCTGCGGTCAAGAAGGTAAATTTGTGACTTCACGCCAAATTCTTGAGCGTTTAAACAAAGAATTAGTCCACAACGTGGCATTGCGTGTGGAAGAAACCTCGAACCCAGACGAATTCCGTGTGTCAGGTCGTGGCGAATTACACTTATCGGTATTAATCGAAAATATGCGTCGTGAAGGTTACGAGTTAGCAGTGTCTCGCCCGAAAGTAATCTACCGTGAAGAAGACGGCAAAAAACAAGAGCCGTTTGAGCAAGTGACGATTGATATCGAAGAGCAACACCAAGGTTCAGTGATGGAAGCACTTGGTATCCGTAAAGGTGAAGTGCGTGATATGATCCCGGACGGCAAAGGTCGTACCCGTTTAGAGTATGTGATCCCAAGCCGTGGCTTAATCGGTTTCCGTAACGAATTTATGACGATGACCTCAGGTACTGGTTTACTTTACTCTACATTCAGCCACTATGATGACGTAAAACCGGGCGAAATCGGTCAGCGTAAAAACGGCGTGTTAATTTCAAACGCAACGGGTAAAGCGTTAGCATACGCATTATTTGGTTTACAAGAGCGTGGTAAATTAATGATCGACCACGGTGTGGATGTTTACGAAGGTCAAATCATTGGTATTCATAGCCGTTCAAACGACTTAACCGTAAACTGTTTACAAGGTAAAAAATTAACCAATATGCGTGCATCAGGCAAAGACGATGCGATTGTGCTAACCACGCCAGTTCGTTTTTCATTGGAACAAGCATTAGAGTTCATTGATGATGACGAATTAGTTGAAGTTACGCCACAATCGGTGCGTATCCGTAAACGTTTATTAACGGAAAACGACCGCAAACGTGCAAGCCGTACTACAACGAGCACTAGCACACATTAA
- the rimI gene encoding ribosomal protein S18-alanine N-acetyltransferase, with translation MIKPVETPDFERLFEIEQKAHLVPWSKGTLLNNQGEKYLNLKLMEKNQIVAFAISQIVLDEATLFNIAVAPEFQGKGFGKRLLSALILQLQQRNVATLWLEVRESNLTAQKLYNSLGFNEVTIRKNYYPTLNGGKENAVVMALYL, from the coding sequence ATGATTAAACCAGTAGAAACACCCGATTTTGAGCGATTGTTTGAAATTGAGCAAAAAGCCCATTTAGTGCCGTGGAGCAAAGGCACGCTGTTAAATAATCAAGGCGAGAAATATCTCAACTTAAAATTAATGGAAAAGAATCAAATTGTCGCCTTCGCTATTAGCCAAATTGTGTTAGACGAAGCCACGTTGTTCAACATTGCTGTCGCCCCCGAATTTCAAGGCAAAGGCTTTGGCAAGCGGTTACTTTCTGCCCTCATTTTGCAACTGCAACAGAGAAATGTCGCTACCCTTTGGCTGGAAGTAAGAGAATCTAACCTCACCGCCCAGAAATTATATAATTCTCTCGGGTTTAATGAGGTCACAATCCGTAAAAATTACTACCCTACGCTAAACGGCGGCAAAGAAAATGCAGTGGTGATGGCGTTGTATTTATAA
- the hisC gene encoding histidinol-phosphate transaminase, whose product MTISQLSRKNIQALTPYQSARRLGGSGDVWLNANEYAVSPNFGLTDHTFNRYPEPQPLAVIEGYARYAGVAPENVLVSRGGDESIELLIRAFCEPSDQILYCPPTYGMYAVSADTCGINTKTVPLTTDFQLNLPEIKRNLDGVKIVFVCSPNNPTGNLIKRSDLLELLQITAGKAIVVVDEAYIEFCPEATLANELPSYPHLAIIRTLSKAFALAGLRCGFTLANAELIGVLQKVIAPYPLPVPVSDIAAQALSPQGIEQMRERVAEVITLRTDLQKNLENLPLVEKVFDSEANYLLFKCQDGQKVFKALWDQGIILRDQHKALGLQNCIRITIGTAEENQRVIEAVKQV is encoded by the coding sequence ATGACAATCTCACAACTTTCCCGAAAAAACATTCAAGCCCTCACGCCCTACCAATCCGCCCGCCGATTGGGTGGCAGTGGTGATGTGTGGCTGAATGCCAATGAATATGCGGTGTCGCCAAACTTTGGCTTAACCGACCACACGTTTAACCGCTACCCTGAGCCGCAGCCGCTGGCAGTAATTGAGGGCTATGCCCGTTATGCAGGCGTTGCCCCTGAAAATGTGCTGGTTTCTCGTGGCGGCGATGAGAGCATTGAGCTGCTGATTCGTGCCTTTTGTGAGCCAAGTGATCAAATTCTTTACTGCCCGCCAACTTACGGAATGTACGCCGTGAGTGCGGATACTTGTGGCATCAACACCAAAACCGTGCCGCTGACCACGGATTTTCAACTCAATCTGCCTGAAATTAAACGCAATTTGGACGGCGTAAAAATCGTCTTCGTCTGTAGCCCGAACAATCCGACGGGCAATCTTATCAAGCGGTCAGATTTACTCGAACTTTTGCAAATCACTGCTGGCAAAGCGATTGTGGTGGTTGATGAAGCCTACATCGAATTCTGCCCTGAAGCGACGTTGGCAAACGAACTGCCGAGTTATCCGCACTTGGCGATTATCCGCACGCTTTCCAAAGCCTTTGCGTTGGCTGGCTTACGTTGTGGTTTTACTTTGGCGAATGCGGAGTTGATCGGCGTGCTGCAAAAAGTCATCGCCCCCTATCCGCTGCCTGTGCCAGTTTCCGACATTGCCGCCCAAGCCCTTTCTCCACAAGGCATTGAACAAATGCGTGAGCGCGTGGCAGAAGTGATTACCCTGCGTACCGATTTGCAAAAAAATCTCGAAAACCTACCGCTTGTAGAAAAAGTTTTTGACAGCGAAGCCAACTATCTCTTGTTCAAATGCCAAGACGGGCAGAAAGTGTTCAAAGCGCTTTGGGATCAGGGGATTATTTTGCGGGATCAGCACAAGGCGTTGGGCTTACAAAACTGCATTCGGATTACGATTGGTACAGCAGAAGAAAATCAAAGAGTGATTGAAGCAGTCAAACAAGTGTGA
- a CDS encoding YggS family pyridoxal phosphate-dependent enzyme: protein MSIAVNLSHIHQQIQQISEQYQRDNVRLLAVSKTKPVEAIQAAIEAGQRAFGENYVQEAVEKIEFFANCPELEWHFIGPLQSNKTKLVATHFDWIQTVDRLKIAERLNEQRPADKAPLNVLIQINISDEASKSGIEPDEMLPLAQAISQLPNLKLRGLMAIPKPESEPEQQKIALCKMQQLFNRLQTEFDGIDTLSMGMSDDMQAAIECGSTMVRIGTAIFGARR, encoded by the coding sequence ATGTCGATTGCAGTAAATTTATCGCACATTCACCAACAAATTCAGCAAATTTCCGAACAATATCAACGAGATAACGTGCGTTTGTTAGCCGTCTCCAAAACTAAACCAGTTGAGGCGATTCAAGCGGCGATTGAGGCAGGGCAGCGTGCATTTGGCGAAAATTATGTGCAGGAAGCGGTCGAAAAAATTGAATTTTTTGCAAATTGCCCTGAATTGGAATGGCATTTTATCGGACCGCTGCAATCGAATAAAACCAAGTTGGTGGCAACGCATTTTGATTGGATTCAAACGGTGGATAGATTAAAAATTGCCGAGCGTTTAAACGAACAACGCCCAGCGGATAAAGCCCCGCTCAACGTGCTGATTCAAATTAATATCAGCGATGAAGCCTCGAAATCGGGCATTGAACCAGATGAAATGCTACCACTCGCCCAAGCGATTTCGCAATTACCGAATTTGAAATTGCGGGGCTTAATGGCAATTCCCAAACCAGAAAGTGAGCCAGAGCAACAAAAAATCGCGCTTTGCAAAATGCAACAACTTTTCAACCGCTTGCAAACCGAATTTGACGGCATTGATACGCTTTCAATGGGAATGTCGGATGATATGCAAGCTGCGATTGAATGTGGTTCAACAATGGTGCGGATTGGGACTGCGATTTTTGGGGCGAGACGTTAG
- the rhuM gene encoding virulence protein RhuM/Fic/DOC family protein yields MTNPIEIYQSQDGTTNIEVQFNQDTVWLSQAQMVELFGRNQSVISRHIRNALEEGEITEKSNMQKMHIAFSDRPVTFYDLETIISVGYRIKSPQGVAFRRWATARLKDYLVKGYALNERRLQEKGIEFEQVIGLLSQTLANQALVTSDGQAVLNVVQDYARSWSLLQAYDEQSLQANPHKQSEMISLEMEQVWSAISQLKQTLIDKGEATELFGNPRNDGLASAVATIEQGFGDELFYPNVASRAANLLYFVIKNHPLTDGNKRTGSFLFLWYLRLNQHLLAKPVEQLINDNTLVALALLVAESLPEQKELMIKLIEHFILLKE; encoded by the coding sequence ATGACAAATCCGATTGAAATTTATCAAAGCCAAGATGGCACAACGAATATTGAAGTTCAATTTAATCAAGATACGGTTTGGCTTTCGCAGGCACAAATGGTGGAATTATTTGGGCGTAATCAATCTGTGATTTCACGCCATATTCGTAATGCTTTAGAAGAGGGTGAAATTACAGAAAAAAGCAATATGCAAAAAATGCATATTGCTTTTTCAGACCGTCCAGTCACCTTTTATGACTTAGAAACTATTATTTCTGTGGGCTACCGTATTAAATCTCCTCAAGGTGTTGCTTTTCGCCGTTGGGCAACTGCTCGATTAAAGGATTATCTTGTGAAAGGCTATGCTCTCAATGAACGCCGTTTGCAGGAAAAAGGGATTGAATTTGAGCAGGTTATCGGATTGTTGAGCCAAACTTTAGCTAATCAAGCACTAGTAACGTCTGACGGGCAAGCAGTGTTGAACGTGGTACAAGATTACGCTCGCAGTTGGAGCTTGCTCCAAGCCTACGATGAACAGAGTTTGCAAGCCAATCCGCATAAACAATCAGAGATGATTTCGCTTGAAATGGAACAAGTGTGGTCGGCGATTTCACAACTAAAGCAAACCTTGATTGACAAAGGCGAAGCGACAGAATTGTTCGGCAATCCTCGAAATGATGGCTTGGCTTCTGCGGTAGCGACGATTGAGCAAGGCTTTGGCGATGAACTGTTTTACCCGAATGTTGCCAGCCGTGCGGCGAATTTGCTCTATTTTGTGATTAAAAACCACCCACTCACGGATGGCAATAAACGCACAGGCTCGTTCTTGTTTTTATGGTATTTACGCCTGAATCAGCATTTGCTCGCCAAGCCTGTAGAGCAACTGATTAATGACAATACGTTAGTTGCATTGGCGTTGCTGGTGGCGGAAAGTCTGCCCGAACAAAAAGAGTTGATGATTAAATTAATTGAGCATTTTATTTTATTAAAAGAATAA
- a CDS encoding GNAT family N-acetyltransferase: protein MSINISPLASQNFTEWRLLWQGYLDFYQVNLSDDIIQSTWQKVSNSENVKGFGAFVDNKMIGFVHVVIHPNTWNLTDCCYLEDLFVLPEYRNQGIGKKLIEYIYQYAKEHKYNRVYWVTDKNNHQAQQLYNKLANDSGVIQYRKNF from the coding sequence ATGAGTATTAATATTTCGCCGTTAGCATCTCAAAATTTCACAGAGTGGAGATTATTATGGCAAGGCTATTTAGATTTTTATCAAGTTAATTTATCGGATGATATTATTCAATCAACTTGGCAGAAGGTTTCAAATAGTGAAAATGTTAAAGGATTTGGGGCATTTGTTGACAATAAGATGATCGGTTTTGTGCATGTTGTTATCCATCCAAATACTTGGAATTTAACAGACTGTTGTTATTTAGAGGATTTATTTGTTTTACCTGAATATCGAAATCAAGGAATAGGCAAAAAATTGATTGAATATATTTACCAATATGCAAAAGAACATAAATATAATCGTGTTTATTGGGTTACAGATAAAAATAATCACCAAGCACAACAACTTTATAATAAATTGGCTAATGATAGCGGTGTTATTCAATATCGTAAGAATTTTTAA
- the rpoH gene encoding RNA polymerase sigma factor RpoH, whose product MKKFEENDIEDAEIIEAEPMEVDDIEEAYTSEAIHPALVSGSMSVPQGNLDSYIRMANQYPILTAEQEKALAERYYYDEDVEAAKQLILSHMRFVIHIARGYLGYGLPLADLIQEGNIGLMKAVKRFDPNVGVRLVSFAVHWVKAEIHEYVLKNWRIVKVATTKAQRKLFFNLRKNKNRLAWFNEEEIKKVADDLGVSVAEVREMESRMTGQDLGFDLPAGDDDEGTYVPSMYIEDDSSNFADDLEYEQHNGQATAQLAYALATLDERSQDIIKTRWLDDNKATLQDLADKYSISAERVRQLENAALKKIKEAITLEV is encoded by the coding sequence ATGAAAAAATTTGAAGAAAATGATATTGAAGATGCAGAAATTATAGAAGCTGAACCTATGGAGGTTGATGATATAGAGGAAGCATATACATCAGAAGCTATCCACCCTGCATTAGTGTCTGGCTCAATGTCTGTACCACAAGGGAACTTAGATAGCTATATCCGTATGGCAAATCAGTATCCGATTCTCACTGCTGAGCAAGAAAAAGCGTTGGCGGAGCGTTACTATTATGATGAAGATGTTGAAGCAGCCAAGCAGCTCATTCTTTCTCATATGCGTTTTGTCATTCATATCGCTCGCGGCTATTTGGGTTATGGCCTGCCGCTGGCAGATTTAATTCAAGAAGGTAATATTGGCCTGATGAAAGCGGTAAAACGTTTTGATCCGAATGTGGGTGTGCGATTGGTTTCTTTTGCGGTACATTGGGTAAAGGCAGAAATTCACGAATATGTGCTGAAAAATTGGCGAATTGTGAAAGTGGCAACGACTAAAGCGCAGCGTAAGCTATTTTTCAATCTGCGTAAAAATAAAAACCGCTTGGCGTGGTTTAATGAAGAAGAGATCAAAAAAGTAGCGGACGATTTAGGGGTTTCAGTTGCAGAAGTCCGAGAGATGGAATCTCGTATGACAGGACAAGATTTAGGCTTCGATTTGCCAGCAGGAGATGACGATGAAGGTACTTATGTCCCTTCAATGTACATTGAAGATGATAGCTCTAATTTTGCTGATGATTTGGAATACGAACAACACAATGGGCAAGCTACCGCTCAACTAGCTTATGCTCTCGCTACTCTTGATGAACGCAGCCAAGATATTATCAAAACCCGTTGGTTAGACGATAACAAAGCGACCTTGCAAGATTTGGCGGATAAATACAGTATCTCTGCTGAACGTGTTCGCCAACTAGAAAATGCCGCATTAAAGAAAATTAAAGAGGCGATCACGCTAGAGGTTTAG
- a CDS encoding DUF3144 domain-containing protein — protein sequence MINISNKHIDPTFYQRADGFINIANAHLQNIAPNQVSNAMLFACARFNAYVASSKAEYKQQLVDSKQEVIQYFVEQYKEMLMANLDEYIQNFERYIEGKKAD from the coding sequence ATGATCAACATCAGTAACAAACACATTGACCCCACTTTCTACCAGCGGGCAGACGGCTTTATTAACATCGCCAACGCCCATTTGCAGAATATTGCCCCAAACCAAGTGAGTAACGCAATGCTATTCGCCTGTGCCAGATTTAACGCCTACGTAGCCTCCAGCAAAGCAGAATACAAACAGCAACTGGTGGATTCCAAACAAGAGGTGATTCAATATTTTGTGGAACAATACAAAGAGATGTTGATGGCAAATTTGGACGAATATATCCAAAATTTCGAGCGTTATATTGAAGGGAAAAAGGCGGATTAA
- the hisB gene encoding bifunctional histidinol-phosphatase/imidazoleglycerol-phosphate dehydratase HisB has translation MQPTLFIDRDGTLIDEPKTDFQIDSLEKLKFEKNVIPALLKLKGKYRFVMVSNQDGLGTSSFPQDDFDKPHNAMMAVFNSQGIEFDEVLICPHKPEDGCDCRKPHTKLLQKYIDRQLFEPANSFVIGDRATDVQLAENLGIRALQYHPEKLNWDLITEKLLGEAVTNIGDRTPRYAEVVRKTKETDIKVQVWLDETGTNEISTGVGFFDHMLDQIATHGGFRMNITTKGDLWIDEHHTVEDTALALGTALKQAIGDKRGIARFGFVLPMDECKAECTMDLSGRPFIKFKADFKRDKVGDFSTELTEHFFQSIAFTLLATLHIKAKGDNDHHKIESLFKVFGRTLRQCIRIEGNELPSSKGVL, from the coding sequence ATGCAACCCACTCTTTTCATCGACCGTGACGGCACGTTAATTGACGAGCCGAAAACTGATTTTCAAATTGACAGCTTGGAAAAACTCAAATTCGAGAAAAACGTTATTCCTGCCTTGCTAAAACTAAAAGGCAAATACCGTTTTGTGATGGTGTCGAACCAAGACGGCTTAGGCACCAGCTCATTCCCACAGGACGATTTTGACAAACCGCATAACGCAATGATGGCGGTGTTCAATTCACAAGGCATTGAATTTGATGAGGTATTGATTTGCCCTCACAAGCCTGAAGACGGCTGCGATTGCCGTAAACCACACACCAAACTGCTGCAAAAATACATTGACCGCCAACTGTTCGAGCCAGCCAACAGCTTTGTGATTGGCGACCGTGCTACCGATGTGCAACTGGCGGAAAATCTCGGCATTCGTGCCTTGCAATATCACCCTGAAAAGCTGAACTGGGATTTAATCACCGAAAAACTGTTGGGCGAAGCCGTTACCAACATTGGCGACCGCACGCCACGTTATGCGGAAGTCGTGCGTAAAACCAAAGAGACTGACATCAAAGTGCAAGTCTGGCTGGACGAAACCGGCACGAACGAAATCAGCACGGGCGTGGGCTTTTTCGACCATATGCTCGACCAAATCGCCACCCACGGCGGCTTCCGAATGAACATCACCACCAAAGGCGACCTCTGGATTGACGAACACCACACCGTCGAAGACACCGCCCTCGCCCTCGGCACGGCGTTAAAACAAGCCATCGGCGACAAACGTGGCATCGCCCGCTTCGGCTTCGTGCTGCCGATGGACGAATGCAAAGCGGAATGTACGATGGATTTATCGGGCAGACCGTTCATCAAATTCAAAGCCGATTTCAAACGTGACAAAGTGGGTGATTTCAGCACTGAACTGACCGAACATTTCTTCCAATCCATCGCTTTTACCCTGCTCGCCACGCTCCACATCAAAGCAAAAGGCGACAACGACCACCACAAAATCGAAAGTTTGTTCAAAGTGTTTGGCAGAACGCTAAGACAGTGTATCCGCATTGAAGGGAATGAATTACCGAGTTCAAAAGGGGTGTTGTAA
- the rsmC gene encoding 16S rRNA (guanine(1207)-N(2))-methyltransferase RsmC, translating to MLSLESEVLGRHLALFEQKSVLLFGDIRDDFAQQLQSRAKNVAVFSSYFNYTRHHQNVEFGLECGLSAEFAVFYWTKNKQECRFQLLQWLSQCKVGQEMLIIGENRAGVRSAEKLLEPFGNIAKIDSARRCGLYHFELQTIPEFDCKKFWKSYRLQDLDVFTLPAVFSSSELDNGTKLLLSTFRKEDRLKGKVLDLGCGAGVIGATLKQQFPKIKLTMSDIHAMAIESSHRTLAENQLEGEVLASDVFSHINDRFDLIVSNPPFHDGVDTAYRAVEELIFQAKNHLTKGGELRIVANAFLPYPDLLNKTFGKHEVLAKSTKFKVYSARA from the coding sequence ATGCTCTCTTTAGAAAGCGAAGTGCTTGGACGTCATTTAGCGTTATTTGAACAAAAATCAGTGTTATTGTTTGGTGATATACGAGATGATTTTGCCCAACAGTTGCAATCTCGTGCTAAAAATGTGGCGGTATTTAGTAGCTATTTTAACTATACTCGCCATCATCAAAATGTGGAATTTGGTTTGGAATGTGGGCTATCTGCGGAGTTTGCGGTTTTTTATTGGACAAAAAACAAACAAGAGTGCCGATTCCAACTATTGCAATGGCTTTCGCAATGCAAAGTGGGGCAGGAAATGCTGATTATTGGTGAAAACCGTGCTGGCGTGCGTTCGGCGGAAAAATTGCTTGAGCCGTTTGGCAATATCGCTAAAATTGATTCCGCTCGCCGTTGTGGTTTATATCATTTTGAGCTACAAACTATACCTGAATTTGATTGCAAAAAATTCTGGAAATCTTACCGCTTGCAAGATCTAGACGTGTTTACCTTACCTGCCGTCTTTAGTTCGTCAGAATTGGATAACGGCACGAAATTATTACTCTCAACTTTTCGCAAAGAAGATCGTCTTAAAGGCAAAGTGCTTGATTTAGGCTGCGGAGCAGGCGTAATTGGGGCAACGCTGAAACAGCAATTCCCAAAAATCAAACTTACAATGAGCGATATTCACGCAATGGCGATCGAATCTAGCCACCGTACTCTAGCGGAAAATCAGCTGGAGGGAGAAGTGCTGGCAAGCGATGTATTTTCCCATATTAATGATCGTTTTGATTTGATTGTTTCAAATCCACCGTTCCACGATGGTGTGGATACTGCCTATCGAGCAGTAGAAGAACTGATTTTTCAAGCTAAGAACCATTTAACTAAAGGCGGTGAATTACGTATTGTGGCAAATGCGTTCTTGCCTTATCCTGATTTGCTAAATAAAACCTTTGGCAAACACGAAGTGTTGGCAAAATCGACAAAGTTTAAGGTGTATTCAGCGAGAGCTTAA
- a CDS encoding fluoride efflux transporter FluC yields the protein MATFLLISIGAIVGGFTRWLMGLWLNPLFGSLAFGTLLINWLGCFLMGLTMGISLSEQTKLCFVTGFLGCFTTFSAFSAEVSKNLLESKWLTAFAIFGLHTLGGFACTLFAVYLMKK from the coding sequence ATGGCAACTTTTCTCTTGATTTCTATTGGTGCTATCGTAGGCGGATTTACTCGTTGGCTGATGGGGCTTTGGCTCAATCCATTGTTCGGCTCCTTAGCATTTGGTACATTGCTTATCAATTGGCTAGGTTGTTTTTTAATGGGGCTCACGATGGGGATCTCATTATCTGAGCAGACCAAACTTTGCTTTGTGACTGGTTTTCTGGGCTGTTTTACCACATTTTCAGCCTTTTCAGCGGAAGTGAGCAAAAATCTGCTTGAAAGCAAGTGGCTTACCGCTTTTGCTATTTTCGGATTACATACGCTAGGTGGTTTTGCTTGCACCCTATTTGCTGTTTACTTAATGAAAAAATAA
- a CDS encoding DNA polymerase III subunit psi, which translates to MNRRDLLLNEMGISQWVLAKPQVLKGDAQIRLDKKIKFVVVCEEDHQSSGLFADLLIALNLQKSEYQWLDAEQSQRLVFEHSPLIWLIQAEEQAVKIAKNIANQTAWKNASWQDLAKSSPKRQLWQQIETYFAQLEKQDD; encoded by the coding sequence ATGAATCGTCGTGATTTACTGTTAAATGAAATGGGCATTTCGCAATGGGTTTTAGCCAAACCCCAAGTGCTAAAAGGCGATGCACAAATTCGTTTAGATAAAAAAATTAAATTCGTTGTGGTGTGTGAGGAAGATCACCAAAGCAGTGGGCTGTTTGCTGATCTCTTAATTGCATTAAACTTACAAAAAAGCGAGTATCAATGGCTCGATGCGGAACAATCACAACGCTTAGTATTTGAACATTCTCCCCTCATTTGGCTGATTCAAGCGGAAGAACAAGCGGTTAAAATTGCAAAAAATATTGCAAATCAGACCGCTTGGAAAAATGCGTCTTGGCAAGATCTCGCAAAATCATCACCAAAACGCCAACTTTGGCAACAAATAGAAACCTATTTCGCACAATTGGAAAAACAGGATGATTAA
- a CDS encoding KdsC family phosphatase: MLDLTKIKLVITDVDGVLTDGGMYYTEQGEVMKRFHVHDGLGVKMLQSCGIKVAVLSGGDTPLLRKRLKVLKIDLALLGKLEKRSACFELMQQASVTPEQTAYIGDDTLDLPAFEVCGLAIATRNAHDYIKTQADWVLQKAGGEGAFREVSDKILEAQGFGEIFKTADGFLKIAEKMAQ, encoded by the coding sequence ATGTTAGACCTAACCAAGATTAAATTAGTGATTACCGATGTTGATGGCGTTTTAACCGACGGCGGAATGTATTACACCGAGCAAGGTGAAGTGATGAAACGTTTCCACGTTCACGATGGTTTAGGGGTAAAAATGTTGCAAAGTTGTGGCATTAAAGTGGCGGTGCTGTCAGGTGGCGATACCCCCTTACTTCGCAAACGCTTAAAGGTGTTGAAAATTGATTTAGCCCTGCTCGGTAAACTGGAAAAACGTTCCGCCTGTTTTGAATTAATGCAACAAGCCAGCGTAACGCCCGAGCAAACTGCCTATATTGGCGATGACACGTTAGACCTGCCAGCCTTTGAGGTGTGCGGTTTAGCAATCGCCACTCGTAATGCTCACGATTACATCAAAACTCAAGCGGATTGGGTTTTACAAAAAGCGGGCGGCGAGGGGGCATTCCGTGAAGTGTCTGACAAAATCTTAGAGGCTCAAGGCTTCGGTGAAATTTTTAAAACCGCAGATGGTTTTTTGAAAATTGCAGAGAAAATGGCACAGTAG